From Mixophyes fleayi isolate aMixFle1 unplaced genomic scaffold, aMixFle1.hap1 Scaffold_57, whole genome shotgun sequence, one genomic window encodes:
- the LOC142134599 gene encoding protein THEM6-like: MWIVVLVLGLTAVLFSLLDVWYFVRAFLAVLKARLQPVVKDLLKEHTFSGLVLPHDLDFLLHMNNSRYLREADFARLSFFTRSGLFGAIHSLGAGMVMAACTVRYRRSLRLLEAFEIRTRLLCWDDKAFYVEQRFVAPSDGFVCAVLLSRQHILGNSPDKVVQTMCKRKVESPEFPDEVLHWIDYNDNSSQKLRAESGVSDSNKDQ, from the exons ATGTGGATCGTGGTGCTGGTTCTCGGCCTGACTGCTGTCTTGTTTTCCCTGCTGGATGTCTGGTATTTTGTCCGTGCCTTCTTGGCGGTCCTGAAAGCTCGCCTGCAGCCCGTTGTGAAGGACCTCCTGAAGGAACATACGTTCTCCGGCCTGGTTCTGCCCCATGACCTAGACTTCCTGCTGCACATGAACAACTCCCGTTACCTCCGTGAGGCCGACTTCGCCCGGTTGTCTTTCTTCACCCGCAGTGGGCTCTTTGGGGCGATACACTCCTTAGGAGCCGGCATGGTGATGGCTGCTTGCACAGTGCGGTACAGGCGCTCACTTCGCCTGCTGGAGGCCTTCGAGATCCGCACGCGCCTGCTCTGCTGGGATGACAAGGCCTTCTACGTGGAGCAACGCTTTGTAGCCCCATCGGATGGCTTTGTCTGCGCTGTACTGCTAAGCCGCCAGCACATTCTGGGAAACTCCCCCGATAAAGTGGTACAGACCATGTGTAAGAGAAAG GTGGAGTCTCCGGAGTTCCCAGACGAGGTCCTGCACTGGATCGATTACAATGACAACAGCAGCCAGAAGCTGAGAGCAGAGAGTGGGGTGTCTGACAGCAATAAAGATCAGTAA